The following are encoded together in the Onychostoma macrolepis isolate SWU-2019 chromosome 03, ASM1243209v1, whole genome shotgun sequence genome:
- the rpl23 gene encoding large ribosomal subunit protein uL14: protein MSKRGRGGSSGAKFRISLGLPVGAVINCADNTGAKNLYIISVKGIKGRLNRLPSAGVGDMVMATVKKGKPELRKKVHPAVVIRQRKSYRRKDGVFLYFEDNAGVIVNNKGEMKGSAITGPVAKECADLWPRIASNAGSIA, encoded by the exons ATCGGGAGCCAAGTTCCGTATTTCACTGGGTCTCCCAGTGGGAGCGGTCATCAACTGTGCTGACAACACAG GTGCCAAGAACCTGTACATCATATCCGTCAAAGGCATCAAGGGTCGTTTGAACAGGCTCCCCTCCGCTGGTGTGGGCGACATGGTCATGGCCACAGTGAAGAAAGGCAAGCCAGAGCTCAGGAAAAAGG TGCATCCTGCGGTGGTGATACGACAGCGGAAGTCGTATCGGCGAAAAGATGGCGTGTTTCTGTACTTTGAAGACAATGCAGGGGTCATAGTGAATAACAAAGGAGAAATGAAAG GCTCAGCCATCACAGGACCCGTAGCCAAGGAATGCGCAGACCTGTGGCCCAGGATTGCTTCCAATGCTGGTAGCATCGCCTGA
- the ccdc103 gene encoding coiled-coil domain-containing protein 103 — MNEICTGIQLLNFCRLSSLEKELQAALEADRKYQRENDAKFRALNQNVASYEEFRDIVLASHLKPLDRKDISSAPRKQPWNPIAFGTKHESALSEEVQPKLSEIQPRSASEFIREWRRFAGSSLEKYSLLVSLGGKALQEIFRTEVGLGLLGEFLLILSQCLKSGDEEIVIGVLDGLSRTGRFGLNLSLLSQAEQKACEELFHKLQIAAGDSSDSSMVCEVSLTAKLKALMGKYGIQK; from the exons ATGAATGAAAT CTGTACTGGCATTCAGTTGCTGAATTTCTGTCGTTTGAG TTCTCTTGAAAAAGAGCTACAAGCGGCGCTGGAAGCGGACAGGAAATATCAGAGGGAAAATGATGCCAAATTTCGTGCTTTAAACCAAAATGTCGCCAGCTATGAAGAATTCAG GGACATAGTACTTGCATCTCACTTAAAGCCCCTTGACAGAAAGGACATCTCTAGTGCACCTCGAAAGCAGCCATGGAATCCTATCGCTTTTGGCACAAAGCATGAAAGTGCTTTATCTGAGGAGGTCCAG CCAAAGTTATCTGAGATCCAGCCAAGAAGTGCATCAGAATTCATTCGTGAGTGGCGCAGGTTTGCAGGAAGCTCATTGGAAAAGTACAGTCTCCTCGTGAGTCTGGGAGGCAAGGCTCTCCAGGAAATCTTCAGAACTGAGGTTGGCCTTGGTCTTCTCGGCGAGTTCCTTCTGATTCTGTCACAGTGTCTTAAGTCAGGGGATGAGGAAATAGTGATCGGAGTGCTGGACGGCCTTTCCAGAACTGGCCGATTTGGCCTTAACCTGTCTCTTCTTAGTCAGGCAGAACAAAAAGCCTGTGAGGAGCTTTTCCACAAGCTACAAATTGCAGCAGGTGATTCTTCTGACAGTTCAATGGTTTGTGAGGTCAGTCTTACAGCAAAACTGAAAGCGTTAATGGGAAAATATGGCATCCAAAAATAG